The following are encoded in a window of Rissa tridactyla isolate bRisTri1 chromosome 3, bRisTri1.patW.cur.20221130, whole genome shotgun sequence genomic DNA:
- the MRPL18 gene encoding 39S ribosomal protein L18, mitochondrial, whose product MALSGRGCLVLAAGRLQARGAGLRFASTSTTAHLKTETEVDTSENEVVAPDFTNRNPRNLELLGLARKERGWKTTWPKREFWHRLRLERTQHYVEAFVERCNGDVVVSASTREWAIKRHLYSPKGVSACKNLGRVMAQRCLEAGINFVNFKAVIPWEYRCDSIQEFEKAMQEGGVVLREPRRIYQ is encoded by the exons ATGGCGCTGAGCGGCCGCGGCTGCCTGGTGCTGGCCGCCGGCAGGCTCCAGGCTCGTGGAGCGG GTCTTCGTTTTGCATCAACATCAACTACAGCCCATCTCAAAACTGAGACTGAAGTGGACACAAGCGAAAATGAGGTGGTTGCCCCAGACTTCACTAACAGGAATCCTCGGAACTTGGAGCTGTTGGGCCTGGCTAGAAAGGAGCGTGGCTGGAAGACAACATGGCCAAAGCGTGAATTCTGGCATAG ATTACGGCTTGAGCGGACACAGCATTATGTAGAAGCCTTCGTTGAGCGCTGTAATGGGGATGTCGTGGTATCTGCCTCTACCCGAGAGTGGGCCATAAAGAGACACCTGTACAGTCCTAAGGGAGTATCAGCTTGCAAAAACCTTGGCCGTGTAATGGCGCAGCGCTGTTTGGAGGCAGGAATCAACTTTGTGAACTTTAAAGCTGTTATACCCTGGGAATATCGTTGTGACTCG ATTCAGGAATTTGAAAAAGCGATGCAGGAGGGTGGTGTCGTTCTGCGTGAGCCACGAAGAATCTATCAGTGA